In Monodelphis domestica isolate mMonDom1 chromosome 4, mMonDom1.pri, whole genome shotgun sequence, one DNA window encodes the following:
- the LOC103104626 gene encoding tripartite motif-containing protein 12A-like, translating to MEEPSERDRSILGLYDSLLISLQNLLTCPVCKSYYSKPITLFSGRTICQACIPLGCLPIHIKTDWRIQNIANLVKVLKPSLEEPQPVSEEWCLRHDEPFTLLCEEDKQRICRICKFSILHRGHTLTQLQDPEACLEVSPKKRRT from the exons ATGGAGGAGCCCAGTGAAC GAGACAGGAGTATTCTTGGACTCTATGATAGTCTCCTCATCAGTCTGCAGAACCTCCTCACCTGTCCAGTCTGCAAAAGTTATTACAGTAAACCTATAACCTTGTTTAGTGGCCGCACCATATGTCAGGCCTGTATTCCCCTAGGATGCCTACCTATCCACATCAAGACCGACTGGAGGATACAGAATATAGCAAACCTGGTCAAGGTGTTGAAACCAAGCCTGGAAGAGCCCCAACCTGTCTCAGAGGAATGGTGTCTCAGGCATGATGAACCCTTCACCCTCCTCTGTGAAGAAGACAAGCAGAGAATCTGCCGGATCTGCAAGTTCTCCATCCTTCACAGGGGCCATACCTTGACCCAACTACAAGACCCAGAAGCATGTCTGGAG GTTTCTCCAAAGAAGAGGAGGACGTAA